The sequence TAACCTGAAGTCACGAATTTGAGCTTCATCAAAGCAGGCAACTATATTTTGGTATTTCATTTGTGTAATATGGAGGTACATTACAGTATAACTATCACTTTTACAGTATAACTATCACTTTCGTTATGTAAATCAAGGTAATTCGATCCATCAACTGCCAGCAGAATCGGGAATAGTGAGCGAAGGAAATCAAAAAAATCCGGAACCGATGTCCTCTGGAATGCATTTAAACACCAGTGATTCAATTCCAGGACAACCAGAGGCATAAAGTTTGAAAGCGTCTGCTTACCCCCACGAAGAACATGTTCCTCAAATCCCTCGACATCGATTTTAATAAAGTCAATCTGTTGTAACTGAAGTGAGTTAACAACCTCGTCTAAGGTTTTAATAACAATCTTTTCGACGATGTGGCCAGTACTCGCCTGTGTCTGGTTCGAAACAAAGCCACCGGATCGATTCGACGGTGCGAATGTTAGGGTAGATTCTCCCGACTCCGATCCAAGTCCAATATTGTGAAGTATTATATTTGAATGCCCTGATTGGATGATATTTTGTTCAAGGAATCGAAACGTTGTTTGGGATGGTTCAAATGCATATACATTCTCCGATAACTCTCCAAAAAGGATGGCAGTACAACCTATATTAGCACCTATGTCAAAAATTACTGTACTATCCTTTGCCAAATGTTTAAAAAGCTCTACCATTTCCGGCTCAAAGCAATTGCGTATATGCTCAAGATAATCATCATCTGATGCGATTGTATATTCCTTTCCGCCTATGTCAACTTTCACTTCGCTTATCTGCCTATTCTCGTGTTTTTGTGAGATGAGATCGCCAATTTTCTGGTTTATTAATTCCAATATTTTCGCCATGATTCTAGATACCTCCTCAAGATAATGTGTCATTTTACGTTTTCAAACAATGGAACCTTATGAGAAAAGGCCATTGTTGAGTGTTTCTGAATTGAAGCTATAATATTCATCAATCGTTTTGACAATGAACTCCATTGGTGTTGCTCTATCCATTTTAATTGAGCGTCAGAGTGTATGTGCGTCTTCTGTAGAGAAGATATGATTCCAAGTGCAATCGATTCATGATCAGTTCCGGAGAGGTAGTAAATTATGGGTGCAACATCGTTAAATGTGATCAGGGGTGTGCAAAGGACTGGCTTTCCGGATGCCAGTCCGAGTCTCACGGCGTTACTTGATGCCTTATGTGCATACTGATAAGGATATACAATCACGTCAGACAGTGACAGAAGTGCAAGGGAATCTCTATCTTCCAAGTAATTGGTTATCAGTGTAATGTGAGCCTCAAGATTGAGATCCTGAATAAGAGATCGACATTCCTCAAGCAATGACAACGATTCCTGACTGGATACTGTAGTGCTAATGAGCAACAGATGAGATTCTGGAATCTGGTTATGGACTATTTTAAATGCATATAATAATTCGGTAATACCTTTATATGGTAATATATGGCCATATGATGCTATGATTTTTTTCTCTTGCAGATCCATATCTCTCTTCAGATTCTTTATATCAACAGATGGACATTCATCAACTCCATGAGGGAAAAGTGCCGTATTACAAATAATTCCATATTCTTTGAGCTGATTTAAATCATTGACACAGTGAACAAAAATTCTCTGGACTTTTCTCAGTGATTCACCAATACTCCTAAGTGAAACATTGTTGCCAGGATCATTATAATCTACAGTGGAATGCATTATTATGATGATAGCAACATCTTTCTCTGAAAGAGAATCAATGAATTTTCCGAATATACCAATATCAAAGAAGCCAAATTCAAAATGTATTAACAAAATATCAATATTTTTTGATACAACTTCAGAATATAATGAATCTAGGGAAGAATTGGGTATATTGTTCCAGTAATGGATAGCTTGATGTTGATCGTCTGATGGTTGAACTGGGGGAGTATTTGAAAAGACGGTTACATGAAATAAGGCAGGATCGAAAGAGTGTAATAGAGAACCTGAATATTTCGCAACCTGTTTTTTTGTCCCCCAGCCAGAGACCCATCCGAGCCGAATCCTGTCCCCTGGTTTGCTTTCAGATGAATCAAGGGCATGGACAAACTGATCAAGTCGTCTGGCACACTGATTCCATGTATATTGTTCTTGAATGGTTTCCTTTGCCCGTTTGGTTTTTTTCTGAATGAGATCGGGAGATTGGGAAGCGATCTCCTTCATAAGTGTGGCCAGATGTTCTGCATCCGGTTCAACCCAGACAGAATCGTTCAGCCCGATATGAGTCTCTGCATAAGCAAATGAATAGTCAATGAGCCATGCATTGTCTTTATCAGCAAAATCAAGCTGCCCTCCATAACCTGTAATAATAACTGGTAAACCAAACAACATAGCTTCTGCAAATGGGAGTCCAAAGCCCTCCCCTCTGGATGGACCAACATACGCATTGCATCTTTTGTAAAGATTTATAATATACCCATAGTCTAGATCCTCATCGATCAAAATGATATTCGGACAACTTTTCATATTCTTTCTATAATGGTGAACTTGATTTGAAACGGTATTCAGATAATGTGGAACTGTTTTAATAATCAGGGTTACATCATCCAGATTTGTAAATGCCATCGTGTATGCCTTTAAAAGCACATCAATACCTTTTCTGGGAAATCCAGACGATATATGGAGAAAGCGAAAGCCTTTACCAAGATTTTTATAATATTGCTTCTCTTTCACAGTTAAACAATGATCAACACCAATTCCCATGGTTATTATGGGTAAAGATACACCATTACTGATCAATAACTGGGTGACATAGTCTGACATTGTGGCAATGCCATCAAGATGTGCATAAAAACCATCAATATATTCACCTGGAAAACCTGACTCTTCCCACCCATAACTACCTAAGATGTTAATAGTTCCTTTCATATTGGAAACACGCGGAGGATAGAGATTTCTGATCACCGCATGAACATCTTGATTTGCTTTTCCTAAATCCCACATTTTTTGAATATCTTTTGGTAGCGGATTATTTGAAGGGTTATAATCCCCAAGACCGTCTGTAGAATGGAGAGTTACCTTATCAGGATATGTACCGTTCAAAGCTCGTGCAATCTCCCTGTTTACCATGGCAAGACTATAGCTGCTATCAAAGGGACCTTCTATTTGGTATTGAATTGAATCTGAATTCATATTTTGAATAAATTCATCAGGATAACAAGGGATATGAATATGGTTATTCTTGAAAAATGTTATTAACTTCTGGATGATAGAGGAAAGAGAGTATGACCGAAGGTGTTGCCGTTGCCGTTCAATGATTCTTCTTCGAATATTCTTATTTTGTGCAATATATTCTATTAATGAGGCTATTTCAAGATGGTTTTTTGTATTTAATAATAAACCTGAGTTTCCAAGTGTATAGGGAATGTTACTGGAGTTGTAGGCAATGACCGGAACATCAAATACCATCGCTTCAATAAGGGGGACGCCAAAGCCTTCATGTTCACTCATGGATACGAAGAGATCAGCTAACCGATAATATCCATATAAATCTTCTTCCGAAACCTTTCCAGTAAGATGAACAATCTCTGAAAGACCATATCGATCGACACTCTTTTTAAGTTCCTGATAATAGGGATCATTATGTTCATATCCCCCAACAAGATGGATTTTAAAAGGGATAGGAAATAGTGAACGAAGATAGTTGGCAACTATTACCAAATCATGCTGGCATTTATTGGGGGAAATTCGTCCAACGAATAATACATTAAAATAATAAGAGTTCTTTACTTCAATCTCCTGATTCCAATTCTTCTTCAGAATATCATCAATATTTATAAGAAGCGGGATTACTGTTGTATCTTTATAACCAAGCCCAATTAATTCCTCTTCATTAATGTGTGAGTCGCATATGGATGCTTTAATAACATTTTTCAACAAATCAAGTTGTTTTCTTCCCAACTGTGAATAATAATGATTTGGAGAACCCGCGGGGAAGAAATGATGAGGTGTAATATTATGATATATTAAAAATTTCTCATCTTCCACCTGAATAACCCAGTCAAGGATATCGTGGCCCATTGAATGATGAACCAATAGAATCTGATTTTCTTTTGATCTGTATTCTTTATATGAATACAATTCGTGCTTTAGTTCTGGCGCAACATGAAGCACATATATCTCTGAATTAAAGCCAAGTTGTCGAAGGATTTTTCGAGTAAATAACATCGAGTTAGTAACTGCATCACCGTATGCAGATCCTGCATGAAATTGATGAATAGAGTGTATATTACGCACTAATGGTTCAACCCCAATTATTTCTTCCCCACAACAACATAATCCTGGGCACCATACAAAATTCCATTCAGCATCTCAATATTCCTGTTATACACCTCAACCCGATGCCGCTCCATCTCCCCCATCGCTCCACCAATCTCATCACTAACAGGAACCTTCTGAAGCCGTGCCTCGTCTGTGACAGGCGAAAGGAAATTGACATCAATCTCCCGGAAACCGGCATTATCGAATAAGAACCGCAGCGTCTCCGGGTGCACCGGCTTGACATGCGTCAGGTCGATGTAGAAGTTGGCAAATGACGTGAATGAGAGCGGGTTCACCGTCTCGGCAACAAGGTAAAACCCGTACTTCAACTTCTGGTGGCAGAGCTGGAGTAGCCGGATCAAATACCCCGGTTCAAGATGCTCGACAACCTGGTCGATGAAGATGCCATCAAGACTTGCGTCCTCCAACTGCTCAAGATAGGTGAGGGCGTCATTCTGCTCCACCTCAAGCCCCCGCATCCGGCAGTAATCTACCATCGTCTCATCCAGATCCACGCCACGGGCACCGATCCCCTGCTCTTTCATCAGTTCGAGGAACTCGCCCCGGCCGCAGCCAATGTCAAGGACATTCCTGCATCCTTCGAAGTATGGAAGAAATGCATTTTGCCTGTTTTTAATGAGAGCGCGTGTTCCCCGGAACCGATCTTCAAACACGAAGTAGTTGATGCCACTTCCCTCTGATACTGAAGAGGTATTCTCCTCTGATGCGGGGGAGGGGGGGCTGGCTATCCGCCCCTCAAGCACCTTCGCAAGCCAGCCCTTGTTCTGGATGTCCGTGTCCATGGCAAGGAGAGCCGTTTCGACCTGCTTTCTTACTTCATCGGCGATCTCAGCCTGTATGTTGGATCGCAGATCATTCATTTCTGAGCGGATCAGTTCATGTACCTGACGATCAATTTCTGAAAGGCGCCCCATTAGACCCTCAATTGTCCGTGCAGTACATCGGTTAAACTCAGTCTGCTTCCAAATCACCGGGTCGACGTATCGCCGGACCTCGCCATGTACGAGATTCCGCCCTTTTACCAGGTATTTGCCGATATGTGGGCGGTGGGAAGAGATGAAATAGCTATTATTCTGGATATCCCAGTTGCCGGAGAGGTACGAGAGATCCCGGCTGTAATCCGGGGTGTGAGATGATATGGGATCTGATATAGGTTGTATTGAGTCCGGGTCAGCCGGAAGAAGTCCCGCTTCTTTCCGGCGCCGGATATTATCACGGATCTTCTGCATGATCTCTTCAACATTTATCTCGTCGTCGTGTATCTGAAATGGTGTATCGCTCATATGCTTCCTCGTTATTTCTCCCATCGACAGGGTACATCAAAGAGTCCTGCATCCCTTCCTGTTTGTATTATATCAAATGAATAGAGTTTATCAAGCCAGTCATAAGGCTGACCACTATGGCTGTGAACCGCAACGGTAAGCTGATACTTTCCAGCGAGCATCGGTATCCGGTCTACCAAGAGATCGATATGTCCATCACCATTGATATACCCTATGATAATATCTTTCAGCTCTGTATTCGTCCCATAAAGCTGCTCTCCTTTATCAGAGTATAGAGCAATTCCAAACACCGGATCCTCAATGCGTTCTTTTGATGAATAAAAGATCCTTATCGTCATCGGATCGAAGGTGTTGAACCGGATACTCTCAGCACCAAACTTATTGTAGAATTTAACTCCGGTGATCTCGACCTTACCATCACCCCAGCGTGTCCTCTCCACCTGTTCGGCAGGTGCTGCATCGGCTTCAGGTGCAGCTCCGGTTGGCTCTTCAGCTGATTTTCCATAGACATACCGGTCAATGACTTCGTTTGTATCCCCTAAAGCAACCTGCTCCCCCTTCTGGAGGAGGAGGGTGCGGTCACAGAACCGCCGGACAGAGCCGAGATCATGGGAGACAAAGACGATTGTGACGCCTTCGTTCCGGTAACGCTTGAGTACATCCATACATTTCTGCTGAAAATCCATATCACCGACAGCGAGTACTTCATCAAGGAGCAGAATTTCGGGATCTGTCTGGATTGCGGTTGAGAAAGCCAGCCGGACCTGCATCCCTGAGGAGTAATTTTTCAGTTTTGTGTCCCGGAAATGTGTAAGATCTGCAAATTCAAGGATCTCATCAATTTTATCCGCAATATCCCGGTGTGAAAGACCCATGATCGTACTATACATCTTGATATTTTCAACTGCGGTAAAATCAGGGTTAAAACCAACACCAAGCTCCAGAAATGGTGTAAGCCTGCGATGAACAGAAACTGATCCGGATGTCGGCCGCATGATCTGTGCCAGGATCTTCAGGAGGGTGCTCTTCCCGCTCCCATTCTCACCGATGATGCCGAGCATCTCTCCTTCTTCAACAGAGAAGGTGACATCATGGAGTGCAGGGAAGGTTTCATACTGGACAGGCCTTAGGAAACCGGTCAGAGCCTCAAATAATGTTGTCCGTTTCTCGTGAGGAATACGAAACTCCTTTCGCAGGTGTTCAACATCAATTGCGTTCATTACATCTCCTCCGCAAAACGAGGTTCATAGTGAGCGAAAATCAGGTATCCGACTGCAAGTGTAATGAGGGAGACAATTCCTGCATACAGAAGGCTTCCGATCGATGGAGGTGTTGCATAGATTATCACATTCCTTGCCTCAATGATGATATGGGCCATTGGGTTTAAAAGAAAGATATCACGAAGTCCTTCAGGAAAAATTGTAACCGGGTAAAGGATAGGGGTGGCAAAGAAACCTGCGGACAATACCACAGCCCAGATAAACTGGACATCGCGATACGAGACATTCAGGGCGGCCAGTGCAAGCGAAACTCCAAGAGCCAGGGTGAAGAGAATAAGCAGGATTGGGAGCACATACAACAGTGTTACTGATGGAGCTACCTTGAAATAGAGCATAAATAAGATGAAGACCAGGGACTCAAAGATGCTCATAAGGAGAGCTGTTATACAGAAAGATAGTACAAGAATATCTCGTGGGAAGTAAATTTTCTGTACAAGACCGGGTCTTCCAACAATTGCAGAGAGGCCAAATGATGTTGCTTTTGCAAAAAAGTTCCAGAGAATGATACCAAGGAGCAGGAAGAGCTGGTAGTACTCAACCTCTATCCGCATCAGGTTTGAAAATACTACATACAGTACTGTAAGCAATAGAAGCGGTTCAAGAAGCGACCAGAAGTATCCAAGAATGGAGTTTTTATATCTCTGTTTGAACTCACCCCAGGCAAGCGCCCGGATCAGAGCTCTATAATTATAGAGGGTTCTGATGTGGTTAAGAAACATCATTTATCACCCGCTGTATTTTTTCTGAAAAGACAATTGTATCAAACTCCTTCGCCCTCTTCACACATGCCTCCCGGTAACGCTCCGGCTCACTCGACACCTGCCTCACCGCCTCCGCAATCTCGCGTGCATCTGCGGAAACCAGCACTCCTGTTTCGGGGGTTACCGTCTCCCGGAAGCCGCCTTCATTCACCGCCACAACCGGCTTCCCGGAGGCCATCGCCTCGACCGGGGTCAGCCCGAAATCCTCGTCAAGGGCGGTACACACCAGGCCCCGGCATCGGCCATAGAGATCGAGGAGTTTCTCTTCCGTGACTTCGCCGAGGATCTCGACATTTGGGGGAAGATCCTTCATTAACTTCTCTGCATACATGCCTGCATGTCGATCACCTTCAGAATACCCTCCAACAATGATGATCCGCTTATCAGGTAGAGAGCGAAAAGCTTCGATCTGGAGATCTATGCGCTTTTCAGGATAAAAGCGGTTCACCGAGAGCCAGAAGTCACCATACTCTTTACAGTGGTACCTGGAGGTATCCACAGGAGGATAGATTACCTGAGCGTCCCGGTGATAGTACTGCTGAATCCGCTTCCTGACATTCTCAGATATAGTTACAATCTGGTCAACCTCCCTCACAGAACGCTGATCAAATCTACGATGGATGGTTGTCCAGAGCCGGAATGCCTGTCTGGATAAACAGTTCTGTCGTGAAAGAAAGTTTGTATAGAGATCATAGAATGATCTTTCGGGCGAGTAGCAGTACCAGATATTGGGAGAGTTGAATCTGGCAGCATAATGACTCCACATCCCGGTAAAAATAAAGAAATCATACTCATCAGAGAAATCAGCTGAGGCAAACTTCCAAGTTGTAGAGAGCTGTTTCAAAGGGGGAATTGTGATCGGAGATCCAAGACTTCTGATATGGACGTTCTTATCCAGTCTACATGCTGCATCAGGAACAGTTGTGATAATATCAGCCTTCAAAATATTGGCAAGGGTGATGGCAACCCGTTCCCCTCCCCCGATCGCCCCGAAATAGTCATGGAAGATCGCAATCTTCATGTTCGCCTGATCTCGTTCAGGTAATAGTTCAGTTGATCACGGACGATATCATCCACACTGAATTTTGTTGAAAACCCAAGCTTCTGTATTTTTGTGGTATCAGAGAAGAGGATCGGAACCTCGGCCGGCCGGAACCGATCCGGATCGAAGACGATCGGTATCTTCCGTGCACCGGAATAGACTGTAATACCGCCATCTTCAGCTGAAAAGTCAATCTCACCCGCAAGCATCATCGAATCGACCTTCGTCTTCTCAAATGGCACTCCAAAGACAGCAGATGAATCCCGCATCGTCGGTTCGCTGATAACCTTGCTATTCCGCACCGTCTCAATTTTATCCACCGGAATTCCGGCAGATTCAAGGCTGAGAAGAATATAGCTCAGAACCGAGGTCGTCCGCATGGATCCCTGGTTATAGACATCCCCAGGCAGCCCCTTCTCGGCCAACAGGCAGTAGCCGTGGATCGTATCAATGACATGTGACCAGTCCCGGAAGGCATTCACATTCCCGATGGTAATCTCTTTGATCTCACCTGCAACGAGTTTTGCCACCTGGTTTGTGATGACTGATGTAACAAACATCATACCGCGGCCCGCTCCTTCGTGGTTGAATGCCCGTGAGACGATCGCTTTTGTGCCATATGTATAAAAGTAGTTCCGCATCAGGTGATCGCCATAGACTTTGCTCACCGCGTAGGGGGACATCGGGCGGAGCGGGTTCGTCTCTTTGATCGGCACCTCCGGAATCGAGGTCGGTTCAGGGTAGATGGTGCCGTGGACAGCCTTCATCCGCTGGTACTGTTCCTCTGAACTGAAGACGAGGCCGTACTCTTCGGAAGATCCGGCAAAAATAATCCTCGGATCACAGTCTTTCAATCTGACCGCCTCAAGAAGGTTATTGGTCCCGATGGAGTTGATCTGGGCGGTCTCTATCGGGTGGGAAAAAGACCTGGGAACAAAAGACTGGGCTGCAAGATGGAAGATGACATCCGGGTCAGAGATATCAAGTGCAGTTGCCATCCCGGTTATATCCTCCAGATTTCCCTCGATGAAGGTGATGCTGTTTGCAATATTCTTCTCCCTGATATTATTTGGAAGGGAGCCATCTGCCCGGCGGCGGACAAGCCCGAAGATGTCTGCACCCTGATCAATCAGGTGACGGGCGAGATAGGACCCTGCAAAACCGCTGATACCGGTGATTAAAACATTCTTATTATTCCAGCTCATTGTATAGCTCCTGAATTAGGGGTACTGGTCACACATATCATTCCCCGGGAAGGTTCCTGCATGCATATGTATGATAAAATCGCCTGTTTATGAGATAAAACTTTTCAAATATCGCTTTCATAGGTTTTTTTCACTCACATCCCCCGGTACTCCCCCTCCAGCCGCTCCAGAATCCCCTTCCATTCAAACTCCGCCGCCACTGCCCGGAGGGCATCCTGCATCTGTTCGCGTTCAGAGAGAGACAGTCGGATCCCCTCTGCCAACCCCTCCGGCGATAGCGGACGGCGATACCCGGTCACCCCATCCTCCACCAGGTCTGCGGCGGCATTCTGCGGATGAATTACCGTCACCACGGGCAGGCCGCAGGCCATTGCCTCCAGCGCCACAATGCCGAAGCCCTCCCTTGTTGAGGGGAGGACGAAGACTTTTGACGCTTTCATGGCGGCGATGACGGCGTCATGGTCGGGGAGGAAGCCGGTGAAGCTGACGCTGCCTTCCAGCCTAAGGTTGTGGGTGAGCCGCTCAAGGGCCTGCCGCTCAGGTCCGTCGCCGATGATGGCAAGCCGGAGGCCGGGCAGCTCCTCCCTGAGAAGGGCGGCGGCCCGGATCAGGAGATCGACATGCTTCTCCCGGATGAGGCGGCCGGTGAAGATGATATCCGATTGTGGGATGTCAGGGCCGCCATCCCCGCGGCCATAACAAGCCGCAGGGCCGCCTCCTTCCATTTCAGCCGGCACAACTGCTGTTATCTGCCCCATATTGATCCCGTTTGGAATAACAGGGATATCTCCGGTGATGCCGAGCCCTTCGAGCGCCCTAGCCGTCATTGGCGAGACGGCGATCGGATAGTGGGGGAGCGCGGCCGCCCTTGCTTCGATGATCTTTCCAAAGACCCCGCGCCGCCCGAGATACTCGTACCAGTACTCCCCCCATACCTCGTGCCAGGTGATCACAAGGGGGATCCCAAGGTGTTTCGCAACACGGTGTGCAGAGAAGCAGGGGAAGTACGGGAAGTTCTGGCAGTCGATGAGATCAATCCCTGAGGTCCTGCCAAGAGCCAGGAGCGGGTGATAGACCGAGCGGGCGAACCGGAGCGCCTGGCCGGCAGTCCGCCTGCCTCCTGCATAGAGCGGCTCAGCCGGGCAGACACCATGGATGGTAACACCACCCTGCTGGATCACCGTATCCGGCTCATTCCACCATTTCATCCCGAAGAGATGAATCTCGTGGCCGCGGGCGGCGAGCCGGGTGGCAAGCTCCCATATCCGCTTCTCGGCACCGCCGCGGACATAGGGGTAGATGGCGTCATACACATAAGCGATTTTCATCATCCTATCCAGAAGAAAGCACAATTAACCAATTCATTGCACGGGTACTATCCGATGGTTTTACACAAAGGAGAGAGTGCATGATTATAATGTCTCCTTCTTTAAGATGTGTATGCGTGGGCATTCAGGTTACCGAAGAAAAAACCAGAGATTGCCAGTTTATACATCATCATTTCCACGTTCAAGTAACATCATGCTGATAAAGATGGCAGAAAAGAATATCTGCATGCCAGAGAGGAAAAAAGTGAGGGACCATACTGCATTTGCGATCTGTGAAAGTGAACCAAAGCCGGTTGCAGCCCAATTATGAACAATTCCATACCCTATCGCCACTCCGACGAACATCAGGATTATGCCAAGTATAAGCTCCTTTTCCAAATTATGATAATTAATGAGTTTTCTGATAAAGCTATTCTTATCACTATAACCATGAATAGCTGAGTACATCATAATTGTCAAACCCATAAGAAATGCCTGTAATCCACCAATGAATACCAGAGAAGCAAGAATAAAGGAATGGAGATTCGAAGTCTCGACATCTCCTCTGACATAAAAGAACCCCATCATGAAAAGCCCCAGGAGCGCAAAAACAAAGCCCGGAATAGCGATAAATGGGAGCGGGCGGTAGAGAAGCATGAAACGAACGTGTCGCCAGCCATCAGAAAAACTGCTCAGTTTTGAAGGTGTAACCCTTGGCCAGTAGGTGATCGGCACTTCATCAATCCGTAATCCGGCTTTTGCAGCCTCGATAAACATCTCTGAAGCAAACTCCATCCCTCCTGTCTTCAAGTTGAGTCTTTCAAGCGCTTCCCGCCTGATTGCCCGTAGCCCGCAATGTGCATCTGATATATCGGTTCCAAAGAGCTGGTTTAATAGCCAGGTGAGGAAGGGATTACCAATATACCGATGGAGTGGAGGCATGGCACCTGGTTTAATATCACCTTTCAGCCGCGTCCCCATGACGAAGTCGGCACCATCATCGAGCAGTTCAAGTAATTTTGGGATCTCACAAAAATCATATGTATTGTCGGCATCGCCGATTACGATATATCTCCCCTTCGCAAATGCAAAGGCTGCGAGATATGCATTGCCGTATCCCATCGATTCAGGATGGACTATCACACACCCAAAAGACTCCCCGATCTCAGCAGTCCTGTCTTTTGAGGAATCTGCAATGATGATCTCACCCTCTAGCTGAAGATGTGAGAAGACCTTTTGTATTCGTGATAGACACTCACCAATCGTCTCCTCCTCATTTAAGGCAGGGAGGATGACAGATATATCGGGTATTCCTTTTTTCATTGCATATACCGGTATATCAATGTACATCTTTCCCTTATTTATGAATTCTGATTAGTTTTTATGGAAAGAAGCTGATTACTCTGCGTGGCAATCCAGACAAGCCCAATTCCCAAATAACCATACCTCACTCCTCCATGAAACAACCCAACGTGAACTACCCCCAGCTTGCGCAAGGGGACTTCCCGCCTGTGGAGAAAAAAAAATAAAAACTTGAAAACATAACAACTTTCAATGAATAAATATAATCAGTAGTTACCAGAAGTAACCAAGGTATCAGGCGGAACTGCATGTCCACATTAAAGAAAGATTCCATTCAAAAGAGAAAAAATCAAAAGGAAAGGAGAGATCCTAAAACTTCAGATGAATCATCCAGGGCGAATCATGCCCCAGAGAACAGTATTGGATGGTTCCTTTCGGAACATACACTTTCGATCTTG is a genomic window of Methanocalculus alkaliphilus containing:
- a CDS encoding class I SAM-dependent methyltransferase; translated protein: MSDTPFQIHDDEINVEEIMQKIRDNIRRRKEAGLLPADPDSIQPISDPISSHTPDYSRDLSYLSGNWDIQNNSYFISSHRPHIGKYLVKGRNLVHGEVRRYVDPVIWKQTEFNRCTARTIEGLMGRLSEIDRQVHELIRSEMNDLRSNIQAEIADEVRKQVETALLAMDTDIQNKGWLAKVLEGRIASPPSPASEENTSSVSEGSGINYFVFEDRFRGTRALIKNRQNAFLPYFEGCRNVLDIGCGRGEFLELMKEQGIGARGVDLDETMVDYCRMRGLEVEQNDALTYLEQLEDASLDGIFIDQVVEHLEPGYLIRLLQLCHQKLKYGFYLVAETVNPLSFTSFANFYIDLTHVKPVHPETLRFLFDNAGFREIDVNFLSPVTDEARLQKVPVSDEIGGAMGEMERHRVEVYNRNIEMLNGILYGAQDYVVVGKK
- a CDS encoding glycosyltransferase, with the translated sequence MKIAIFHDYFGAIGGGERVAITLANILKADIITTVPDAACRLDKNVHIRSLGSPITIPPLKQLSTTWKFASADFSDEYDFFIFTGMWSHYAARFNSPNIWYCYSPERSFYDLYTNFLSRQNCLSRQAFRLWTTIHRRFDQRSVREVDQIVTISENVRKRIQQYYHRDAQVIYPPVDTSRYHCKEYGDFWLSVNRFYPEKRIDLQIEAFRSLPDKRIIIVGGYSEGDRHAGMYAEKLMKDLPPNVEILGEVTEEKLLDLYGRCRGLVCTALDEDFGLTPVEAMASGKPVVAVNEGGFRETVTPETGVLVSADAREIAEAVRQVSSEPERYREACVKRAKEFDTIVFSEKIQRVINDVS
- a CDS encoding ABC transporter permease, with translation MMFLNHIRTLYNYRALIRALAWGEFKQRYKNSILGYFWSLLEPLLLLTVLYVVFSNLMRIEVEYYQLFLLLGIILWNFFAKATSFGLSAIVGRPGLVQKIYFPRDILVLSFCITALLMSIFESLVFILFMLYFKVAPSVTLLYVLPILLILFTLALGVSLALAALNVSYRDVQFIWAVVLSAGFFATPILYPVTIFPEGLRDIFLLNPMAHIIIEARNVIIYATPPSIGSLLYAGIVSLITLAVGYLIFAHYEPRFAEEM
- a CDS encoding Wzt carbohydrate-binding domain-containing protein produces the protein MDFQQKCMDVLKRYRNEGVTIVFVSHDLGSVRRFCDRTLLLQKGEQVALGDTNEVIDRYVYGKSAEEPTGAAPEADAAPAEQVERTRWGDGKVEITGVKFYNKFGAESIRFNTFDPMTIRIFYSSKERIEDPVFGIALYSDKGEQLYGTNTELKDIIIGYINGDGHIDLLVDRIPMLAGKYQLTVAVHSHSGQPYDWLDKLYSFDIIQTGRDAGLFDVPCRWEK
- a CDS encoding glycosyltransferase: MLHVAPELKHELYSYKEYRSKENQILLVHHSMGHDILDWVIQVEDEKFLIYHNITPHHFFPAGSPNHYYSQLGRKQLDLLKNVIKASICDSHINEEELIGLGYKDTTVIPLLINIDDILKKNWNQEIEVKNSYYFNVLFVGRISPNKCQHDLVIVANYLRSLFPIPFKIHLVGGYEHNDPYYQELKKSVDRYGLSEIVHLTGKVSEEDLYGYYRLADLFVSMSEHEGFGVPLIEAMVFDVPVIAYNSSNIPYTLGNSGLLLNTKNHLEIASLIEYIAQNKNIRRRIIERQRQHLRSYSLSSIIQKLITFFKNNHIHIPCYPDEFIQNMNSDSIQYQIEGPFDSSYSLAMVNREIARALNGTYPDKVTLHSTDGLGDYNPSNNPLPKDIQKMWDLGKANQDVHAVIRNLYPPRVSNMKGTINILGSYGWEESGFPGEYIDGFYAHLDGIATMSDYVTQLLISNGVSLPIITMGIGVDHCLTVKEKQYYKNLGKGFRFLHISSGFPRKGIDVLLKAYTMAFTNLDDVTLIIKTVPHYLNTVSNQVHHYRKNMKSCPNIILIDEDLDYGYIINLYKRCNAYVGPSRGEGFGLPFAEAMLFGLPVIITGYGGQLDFADKDNAWLIDYSFAYAETHIGLNDSVWVEPDAEHLATLMKEIASQSPDLIQKKTKRAKETIQEQYTWNQCARRLDQFVHALDSSESKPGDRIRLGWVSGWGTKKQVAKYSGSLLHSFDPALFHVTVFSNTPPVQPSDDQHQAIHYWNNIPNSSLDSLYSEVVSKNIDILLIHFEFGFFDIGIFGKFIDSLSEKDVAIIIIMHSTVDYNDPGNNVSLRSIGESLRKVQRIFVHCVNDLNQLKEYGIICNTALFPHGVDECPSVDIKNLKRDMDLQEKKIIASYGHILPYKGITELLYAFKIVHNQIPESHLLLISTTVSSQESLSLLEECRSLIQDLNLEAHITLITNYLEDRDSLALLSLSDVIVYPYQYAHKASSNAVRLGLASGKPVLCTPLITFNDVAPIIYYLSGTDHESIALGIISSLQKTHIHSDAQLKWIEQHQWSSLSKRLMNIIASIQKHSTMAFSHKVPLFENVK
- a CDS encoding FkbM family methyltransferase, which produces MAKILELINQKIGDLISQKHENRQISEVKVDIGGKEYTIASDDDYLEHIRNCFEPEMVELFKHLAKDSTVIFDIGANIGCTAILFGELSENVYAFEPSQTTFRFLEQNIIQSGHSNIILHNIGLGSESGESTLTFAPSNRSGGFVSNQTQASTGHIVEKIVIKTLDEVVNSLQLQQIDFIKIDVEGFEEHVLRGGKQTLSNFMPLVVLELNHWCLNAFQRTSVPDFFDFLRSLFPILLAVDGSNYLDLHNESDSYTVKVIVIL